The following is a genomic window from Bacteroidia bacterium.
TTTCGGCAAGCCCAACAACCCAATGGCACACCATCGAAGGAAGCCCCAACTTAGCCAAATTAGCACAATCCCACTTTCAACAATTTCAGATAAATCCTAAATTGCATATCGGGTCTTTCCAAAATATTTTACCGGAATTATTAAAAACATTACCATCAATTGATTACGTGCTAATTGACGGTCATCATACCGGAAAATCAATTAACGAACTTTGCTGTATTCTAATACCTTACTTAGCCCCAGAGGCGATTGTGGTTGTTGATGATATTCGTTGGAATTCAGATATGTATTCCGGTTGGGAACGTATTCAAGCAATGCCGGAATTTTCGGTAACTATTGAGTTATTCCAAACCGGTATCTGTGTTTATTGTCAATCTCAGGCAACGCAACACTTTAAACTATTAAGTTGGCAATAAATAGCTTATATTCTACACATTATCTTTTCTTTGTATTGCTTTAGCTCTTTATAGCCTGATTCATATTGGTCTTCTAATTTCAAAAAAATGGATTTAACCTCAGCTAAGGAATTATTTTTTGCTGATATTTCCAATTGATAACACAAGTCCGCTGCCGCTTTCATCCCAACAATAGAAAAGGAAGCCTTGATTTTATGAGCCTTTTGTTTGATTAGCTCAAAGTCAGGCTCTTGTATAAACAACGTAAGTTGCAGCATTTCATTGGGAATGTTCTCTATAAATGAATTAATCACCTCTAAAAGAGCTTCTTTAGCATTTAAAAGAGCCTCTTCTAAATAATTCATATTAATGAACAAATTATCATTTTTCATTTTAGTAAAATATTTTTTTAAAAAACTCTATTTGTATTAGCATCGCAAATTACTGAATTATTCAGTAAAACAATTACTTTTGCAACTATGGAAAAAAATATTCCGCTTATTCGGGTGTCTGAATTTATCATGAGTTGCACAAGTTGGAAAAAATTACCGGAGCCAACCCTGCCGGAATATGCAGTAATTGGGCGTTCTAACGTAGGAAAGTCCTCTCTAATCAATAGTTTATGTAACAGAAGATCGTTGGCAAAAGTTTCCGGTACGCCTGGAAAAACGCAATGTATCAATATTTTTCAAATTGAAAATTTATGGTATTTGGTTGATTTGCCGGGCTATGGATATGCTAAGGTTTCACAAACTAAACGCTTGGAATTTAAAAAATTTGCCTTAGAATATCTGCGAAACCGGCCAAACCTAATGCTTACTTTCATTTTGATAGATTCTCGTTTAGATCCACTTCCAATAGACATTGACTTTGTCAATAACTTAGGGAATTCCCGTATTCCGCTCGCCTTAGTGTTTACCAAAGCGGATAAAAACGGAATTAACAAAAGCAGAGAAAAAGTCAAATTATTTCACCAGAAGTTATTAGAAACATGGGATGAGTTGCCGCCTACATTTCTCACCTCTGCTAAAAGTGGCTATGGGAAAGACGAACTACTGTCTTTTATCACCGAAACAAACCAGCTATTTCGCCCTACATCTTTAATTTTATGAAAAAGCAGCTAAATGACCGCGCTTATCTGCCGCTGATTATCACTATTTCTATTCTTGTGCCTACGGCGATAGCCTCCCTAACATACATCCCTAAAGGTCAAGAGACATTTGATTTACGTTTTTTGCCGTTCCTAAATGCTATTATTAATAGCTGCGTAAGTGTTTGTTTAGTATTAGGGTTACTATTTATTCGCCAAAAAGATATGCAAAAGCACCGGATATGTATGCTCTCTGCGCTGTCGCTATCAGTTTTGTTTTTGGTATCTTATGTGATTTATCACAGTTTGGTGCCCGAAACAAAGTTTTGCGGCACCGGCTGGCAGCGTTCTGTTTATTTTGTGCTGTTGATTTCACATATTACGTTGGCAGTTCCGGCAGTTCCGTTGGCTCTCTTAGCGGTTTATCAAGGTGTTCAAAAGAACTTTTGGTCTCATAAAAAGGTAGTTAGGTGGGCGTATCCAATTTGGCTCTATGTATCAATTACCGGCCCTGTGATTTACTGGATGCTATCCCCTTGCTTTTAGTGTAAAAAGAAAGCTGCGTAAACGAAAAATTTTGGGAAAAAAGCTAAAAAAATATCATTGAAAATCAGATAGTTAATCACAGTAGATTTATTATTTTTAACCTCTACTGTCTATTTATTAAATAATTCCCAAATTTTTTATCATCAAAAAACTTCCTGCTATAAAAATAGAGGAAGTTTTTTGGGGTAATTACGGTGCTTAGATTATGGTTGTTTGGTTTTTTTGAGGTAAGGTACCATCTCTGTTGCTTGTTTGTGTTCTGGGTCTAAGGTTAAAACTTTTTCGTAGTAGGGGAGTGAGTCGTGGAATTTTTTCTGTAAGTAGAGATAATAACCCATATAAACATAGGCTTCGATAAGTTCTTTTTTATATTTATCGGGAGCGGCTTCTCCGAGTTCTATTACCTTTTCATAGTGAGGTTTAGCCAGACCTTGAGATGTTTCGGGGTCTAAACCGGCTTGGCAACGGGCTATTTCAAAATGAGCATAGAGAAAATCGGGTTTCTTTTCCAATATTTTTTGGTAGGCTGCGGTAGCTTCTGTGTACATTTTTTGCTTGTAGTACATTTTTCCAAGTTTATAGTAGATTTCAGGTATTGGATTTATAGCTATGTACTTATTTAAGGCATCAATAGATTTTTGGTAACTTTTAACAGAGTTCCATGCGTCTGCGATTTCTGAGTAGAGGGTGTATTTGGTGGCATCTTTGGCGATGGCTTTTTCGTAGTATTCTACTGCGAGAGAATCTTGGCCTAATTTGTCTAAGATATGTCCATAATATTCATAATCTAAGGCAATTATATTTTTGGGGTCAATTCGTGTGAAATACTTGTCAAGGGCATTTTTAGCGTTGTTATAGTGTTCGGTGGCGG
Proteins encoded in this region:
- a CDS encoding class I SAM-dependent methyltransferase, yielding MAGINTLLWRIWQGAKFIIQAKTRHGVHSPYVTNFIDAVLKDIPTAAGAQINVFRKKLAANSTIVEISDLGAGYDQDRQQKRQVTLQQIISSSARSRASGEFLARLVHWKKPTTALELGTNIGFSMLYQFSASPTTQWHTIEGSPNLAKLAQSHFQQFQINPKLHIGSFQNILPELLKTLPSIDYVLIDGHHTGKSINELCCILIPYLAPEAIVVVDDIRWNSDMYSGWERIQAMPEFSVTIELFQTGICVYCQSQATQHFKLLSWQ
- a CDS encoding Hpt domain-containing protein, translated to MKNDNLFINMNYLEEALLNAKEALLEVINSFIENIPNEMLQLTLFIQEPDFELIKQKAHKIKASFSIVGMKAAADLCYQLEISAKNNSLAEVKSIFLKLEDQYESGYKELKQYKEKIMCRI
- the yihA gene encoding ribosome biogenesis GTP-binding protein YihA/YsxC; this translates as MEKNIPLIRVSEFIMSCTSWKKLPEPTLPEYAVIGRSNVGKSSLINSLCNRRSLAKVSGTPGKTQCINIFQIENLWYLVDLPGYGYAKVSQTKRLEFKKFALEYLRNRPNLMLTFILIDSRLDPLPIDIDFVNNLGNSRIPLALVFTKADKNGINKSREKVKLFHQKLLETWDELPPTFLTSAKSGYGKDELLSFITETNQLFRPTSLIL
- a CDS encoding DUF420 domain-containing protein, with the translated sequence MKKQLNDRAYLPLIITISILVPTAIASLTYIPKGQETFDLRFLPFLNAIINSCVSVCLVLGLLFIRQKDMQKHRICMLSALSLSVLFLVSYVIYHSLVPETKFCGTGWQRSVYFVLLISHITLAVPAVPLALLAVYQGVQKNFWSHKKVVRWAYPIWLYVSITGPVIYWMLSPCF